TCACCTCAAGCTGTTTTATGACAATGATCTGGCCCAGAGCCGGCTGGCCTGGCAGATGGACCGGATTGATCCGGGCCAGCAGGGGGAATTTCCGTTCACCTATTATTTAGGGCCTAAAAGCTACAAAGTGCTGAGTCAATATGACAACACACTGAAAAAAGCGATTAATTTCGGATTTTTCGATATTCTTGCCAAACCGCTGCTCATCACCATGAATTTTATTCATGACATCATCCCAAACTACGGGGTGGCCATCATCCTGTTGACCGTGCTGATCAAGCTCATTTTCTGGCCGTTGGGCACCAAAAGCTACAAATCCATGAATGAGATGAAAAAAGTCCAGCCCCTGATGATGAAAATCCGGGAAAAATACAAAAATGACAAACAGCGGATGAACCAGGAAGTCATGGCGCTGTATAAGACATACAAAGTCAATCCCGCCTCGGGATGCCTGCCCCTGCTGGTTCAGATGCCGATTTTCTTTGCGTTGTACCGGATGCTTTACCAGGCCATTGAACTGCGTCACGCCCCGTTTGTGGGATGGATTCAGGACCTGTCCGGGCCGGACCGGCTGTTTCATTTTGATTTTGCCATTCCGCTGATGGAAGCGCCTTATGGTATTCCCGTCCTGACATTGATCATGGGAGCTTCCTTTCTGCTCCAGCAGAAAATGACACCCACGGCAGGCGATCCCATGCAGGCAAAAATGATGATGCTCATGCCTGTTTTCATGACCGTACTGTTTATCAATTTTCCATCCGGACTGGTCCTGTACATGCTGGTGAACAACATCATCTCCATGGGTCAACAGTATTACACCCAAAAGAAATTTTCCAAATAGCAGGAGGTCATTCATGAAAAAAACTCAGGAATTCAGCGGAAAAGACGTCGATACCGCCGTCAAAACCGCCTGCGACACCCTTTCCATTTCCAAAAAAGAGCTTAAATATGATGTCATTTCCACGGGTGCATCCGGCATATTCGGAATTGTGGGGCGAAAAGATGCCGTGATCAAAGTGGTTCTCCCCCAGAACAAAGCGGACTCATCAGAAAAAGAACTGGAAGGTATCCGCTCCATGGTGGATGAAGCCTTTGGGCAGGAAACCCGGGTCAGCCCCCCGCCTTCCAGGGAACAATCAAGTGCTGCCGGCAGTGATTCTCCGGTAAAACGGACACCGCCGCCGGCCCGGAATAAACCGGCACCCCTTCCGAAAAAACAGGCGCAGCCCCGACCGGTTGAACCAAAACCCGAGCGTTCAACCGATCATCCGGCACCCGCTTCAGAAGAACCGGCGGCTCCGGCTTCGGCACCCGCTTCCCAGGCAACTGAACCCGCTTCTCCAGCACCGGAATTGGCACCTGAAAAGGAAACCGCATCGCCGGAACCGCCGCCTGTGGTGGATGTCACCCAGGAATCCATTGATCTGGGCGTGGAAACCCTGCAAAAAATGGCGAATCTGATCACGGACGATGCCACCGTGGAAGCCCACACCCACCGGGATCATCTCACGTTGAAAATAACCGGGGGCAACGCCGGTATTCTGATCGGCAGGAAAGGCCAGACCCTGGATGCCATGCAGTTTCTCACCGACAAGATCATCAACCGGAAAAGCGAGGCCCGGGTCCGGGTCAAAGTGGATGTGGAAGGGTATATTGAAACCCGGAAATCCAACCTGCGGCATCTGGCCATAAAAATGGCGGAAAAAGCCAAAAAAACCGGTAAACCCGCCACCATCAACCAGATGAGTGCCCAGGACCGCAGAATCGTTCATCTGGCGCTCAAAGATGACAACCGGGTCCGCACCCAGAGCATGGGAGACGGATATTACCGGCGGCTGGTAATTTTTC
Above is a window of Desulfotignum balticum DSM 7044 DNA encoding:
- the yidC gene encoding membrane protein insertase YidC, encoding MDEQKRLLLAVLLSVVVLVGYQFFFVTPPDTNLPQTTRESRESVPSTDPSSDDSRSTVTDYTPVERKSSAFSDRTEPMDFRNITVSTPLYDMVISEHLAAVTSQLLKHYKASNGSSSDQKQMVDPRLPHGTLITGTRSGIIEGLENAVFTADTDMSALNLTHGSQTLTFSWTSPRGIRVQKIYTFQADSYLIDCDVVIQNGSDMPVTDLLEITTPGIFDDDTKKRSRFAFEGPVAYINDEYLTIKPKKIEEQDTFNGDIHWTGYTDRYFLTAVLPRAEGDSHLKLFYDNDLAQSRLAWQMDRIDPGQQGEFPFTYYLGPKSYKVLSQYDNTLKKAINFGFFDILAKPLLITMNFIHDIIPNYGVAIILLTVLIKLIFWPLGTKSYKSMNEMKKVQPLMMKIREKYKNDKQRMNQEVMALYKTYKVNPASGCLPLLVQMPIFFALYRMLYQAIELRHAPFVGWIQDLSGPDRLFHFDFAIPLMEAPYGIPVLTLIMGASFLLQQKMTPTAGDPMQAKMMMLMPVFMTVLFINFPSGLVLYMLVNNIISMGQQYYTQKKFSK
- the jag gene encoding RNA-binding cell elongation regulator Jag/EloR, giving the protein MKKTQEFSGKDVDTAVKTACDTLSISKKELKYDVISTGASGIFGIVGRKDAVIKVVLPQNKADSSEKELEGIRSMVDEAFGQETRVSPPPSREQSSAAGSDSPVKRTPPPARNKPAPLPKKQAQPRPVEPKPERSTDHPAPASEEPAAPASAPASQATEPASPAPELAPEKETASPEPPPVVDVTQESIDLGVETLQKMANLITDDATVEAHTHRDHLTLKITGGNAGILIGRKGQTLDAMQFLTDKIINRKSEARVRVKVDVEGYIETRKSNLRHLAIKMAEKAKKTGKPATINQMSAQDRRIVHLALKDDNRVRTQSMGDGYYRRLVIFPKKKNSFAGKKRFKR